The Desulfatirhabdium butyrativorans DSM 18734 region AAAAGGAGGGATTGCCATGGAACTGCGAAAATTCGTCGGACCGGAATTTGTGTATGGGGAGAATGCCCTCGACCTGGTCGCCAGGTATGCGGTGAATTTCGGTGCACAACGACCGTTGATCGTGACCGATCCGGGCGTTGTGAAAGCCGGTTGGACCAAGCAGGTTTGCGATGCACTGGTGGCGGTCTCACTCCCACCGGTTGTTTTTGACGGCGTGTCTTCCAATCCCCGAGATTGTGAAATTTCGGCAGGCGTGGAACGGTATCGCAGCGAGGACTGCGATGTGATCATCGCCGTTGGCGGCGGAAGCCCGATGGATTGCGCAAAGGGCATCGGCATATCCCACAGCAACGACAAGCCGATCACCGCCTTCGAAGGCGTGGACCAGGTCGATATACCAGGCCCTCCGCTGATCTGTATCCCCACAACGGCCGGTACATCCGCAGACGTATCCCAGTTTGCCATCGTAAACGATACGGCCCGCAAGGTGAAAATCGCCATCATCAGCAAGACGGTGGTTCCGGATGTGGCATTGATCGATCCGATCACCACAACGACGATGGACAGCTATCTGAGCGCCTGCACCGGAATGGACGCCCTGGTGCATGCCATCGAGGCGTTCGTTTCCAGCGCCCATTCCCCGATCACCGACCTGCATGCACTCGAGGCCGTTCGGATCATTGTGGATGCCCTGCCCAGGGTCATCGAGTCTCCCGACGATATCGGGTTGCGCAGCCGCATGATGCTGGCCAGTCTCCATGCGGGTCTGGCTTTTTCCAATGCCAGCCTTGGAGCGGTGCATGCCATGGCGCACAGTTTGGGGGGATTGCTCGATATGCCGCACGGCGAATGCAACAGCCTGCTGCTTGCGCCCGTAATGGCTTTCAACTATTCGAAAGCCGCAGACCGGTATGATACCATCGGGGAGGCGATGGGTCTCGATCTGAAGGGGATTGGCAACGCTGAAAGGCAGCGAATGCTGATCGAGCGGATCGATGCGCTCAGGGAGGCGGTTGGCATCCGGGGCGGCCTGTCCCAACGCGGCGTCAACAGGCACGATATTGCGGAGCTTGCCCGAAAGGCGCTGCAGGATCCTTGCATGGCCACCAACCCGAGGATTCCGGATCTGCGCGACATCGAGGTGATTTATGAAGAATGCCTCTGAGAATGAACCCAAATGGGACGTGCTGCGAGAGCAAATTATCGGATTGGGCGAGCGCTCCATCCGGAAAAGCTATTATCCCGAATTGCGTCATCGTCTCGAAGAGCTGGAGCATTTTCGCCAACTACTGGATCTGGCCAATGACATCATCCTGAGTTTCGAGCTCCCCAGCACCCGAATCATCCATTTCAACCGAAGCGTTTCGGCCGTTCTCGGATATTCTCCGGAGCAGGTGGCCAGCCTGACACTGAAGGATCTATGCCCCGATCTTGCCATGCGGATCATCGCCCAATGGGCCGGCGACACAAACCCGGGTGCGGCGGTGGCGGCTGATGCCATGGCAAGCGACCTGTTTACCCAAAGCGGGACAGCGGTTCCCATCGAAGCGACGTTTGGCATGCG contains the following coding sequences:
- the ercA gene encoding alcohol dehydrogenase-like regulatory protein ErcA — encoded protein: MELRKFVGPEFVYGENALDLVARYAVNFGAQRPLIVTDPGVVKAGWTKQVCDALVAVSLPPVVFDGVSSNPRDCEISAGVERYRSEDCDVIIAVGGGSPMDCAKGIGISHSNDKPITAFEGVDQVDIPGPPLICIPTTAGTSADVSQFAIVNDTARKVKIAIISKTVVPDVALIDPITTTTMDSYLSACTGMDALVHAIEAFVSSAHSPITDLHALEAVRIIVDALPRVIESPDDIGLRSRMMLASLHAGLAFSNASLGAVHAMAHSLGGLLDMPHGECNSLLLAPVMAFNYSKAADRYDTIGEAMGLDLKGIGNAERQRMLIERIDALREAVGIRGGLSQRGVNRHDIAELARKALQDPCMATNPRIPDLRDIEVIYEECL